A part of Puntigrus tetrazona isolate hp1 chromosome 21, ASM1883169v1, whole genome shotgun sequence genomic DNA contains:
- the LOC122327002 gene encoding LOW QUALITY PROTEIN: CAAX prenyl protease 2 (The sequence of the model RefSeq protein was modified relative to this genomic sequence to represent the inferred CDS: inserted 2 bases in 1 codon; substituted 2 bases at 2 genomic stop codons): MLSIKTLSETFEEECWLSVVCCLLLACILGNXIYEGKTSQNHPNTKRRFTSVLCVSPVSPPVTACMNPMLGPCTGPTSAIFISPHWYHLVGPVLCHSFXNQMGFPAIGSVLQHPQRXLGNLLFLILLFSFTDHAFYGMTPICSLLHTPRSACA, encoded by the exons ATGTTATCAATCAAAACCCTTTCAGAGACTTTTGAAGAAGAGTGTTGGTTATCCGTTGTGTGTTGTTTACTGCTTGCCTGTattttggggaattgaatctatGAAGGGAAAACTTCCCA GAATCACCCAAACACAAAAAGGCGTTTCAccagtgttttgtgtgtgtcacCTGTTTCACCACCAGTTAC GGCTTGCATGAATCCAATGTTGGGGCCGTGCACCGGTCCCACCTCTGCCATATTCATCAGTCCACATTGGT ATCATCTGGTGGGACCCGTGTTGTGCCACTCGTTTTGAAACCAGATGGGGTTTCCTGCCATTGGCTCAGTTTTACAGCACCCGCAGAG CCTGGGTAATCtgctcttcctcatcctcctcttctccttcaCAGATCATGCTTTTTATGGCATGACCCCCATCTGCAGCCTGCTGCATACACCTCGCTCTGCCTGTGCATGA